Proteins encoded by one window of Streptacidiphilus sp. PB12-B1b:
- the dnaN gene encoding DNA polymerase III subunit beta: MKFRVERDVLAEAVAWAARSLPARPPVPVLAGLLIAADEGKLSLSGFDYEVSARVETEADIDEPGTVLVSGRLLADISRSLPNRPVEISTDGVRVIVVCGSSRFTLPTLPVDEYPALPQMPTVSGAVPGDLFAAAVVQVATAAGRDDTLPVLTGVRVEIEGDRITLAATDRYRFAVRELLWKPEQEGLAAVALVPAKTLLDTAKSLSAGDTVSIALAGSGKGEGLIGFEGAGRRTTTRLLEGEFPKFRALFPTEFNSVATIDTPAFVEAVKRVSLVAERNTPVRLSFEQGVLTLEAGSGDDAQATERVDADLEGDDISIAFNPAYLLDGLSAIDSAVAQLSFTTSTKPALLSGKPSADAEADEAYKYLIMPVRLSG, encoded by the coding sequence GTGAAGTTCCGGGTCGAGCGTGACGTCCTCGCGGAGGCCGTGGCCTGGGCCGCGCGCAGCCTCCCGGCACGGCCTCCGGTGCCCGTGCTCGCCGGTCTGCTGATCGCGGCCGACGAGGGCAAGCTGAGCCTGTCCGGCTTCGACTACGAGGTCTCCGCGCGGGTCGAGACCGAGGCCGACATCGACGAGCCGGGCACGGTCCTGGTCTCCGGTCGCCTGCTGGCCGACATCTCCCGGTCGCTGCCCAACCGGCCGGTCGAGATCTCCACCGACGGGGTCCGGGTCATCGTGGTCTGCGGCAGCTCGCGGTTCACCCTGCCGACGCTGCCGGTGGACGAGTACCCGGCGCTGCCGCAGATGCCCACCGTCTCCGGCGCCGTCCCCGGCGACCTGTTCGCGGCCGCCGTGGTCCAGGTCGCCACCGCGGCCGGGCGGGACGACACGCTGCCGGTGCTGACCGGTGTCCGGGTCGAGATCGAGGGCGACCGGATCACCCTGGCCGCCACCGACCGCTACCGCTTCGCCGTCCGCGAGCTGCTGTGGAAGCCCGAGCAGGAGGGCCTGGCGGCGGTCGCCCTGGTGCCCGCCAAGACGCTGCTGGACACCGCCAAGTCGCTCAGCGCCGGCGACACCGTCTCCATCGCGCTGGCGGGCAGCGGCAAGGGCGAGGGCCTGATCGGCTTCGAGGGCGCGGGCCGCCGGACCACCACCCGGCTGCTGGAGGGCGAGTTCCCGAAGTTCCGGGCGCTGTTCCCGACCGAGTTCAACTCCGTCGCCACCATCGACACCCCGGCGTTCGTCGAGGCCGTCAAGCGCGTCTCGCTGGTCGCCGAGCGGAACACCCCGGTCCGGCTGAGCTTCGAGCAGGGCGTGCTCACCCTGGAGGCCGGCTCCGGCGACGACGCCCAGGCCACCGAGCGGGTGGACGCGGACCTGGAGGGCGACGACATCTCGATCGCCTTCAACCCGGCCTACCTGCTGGACGGCCTCTCCGCGATCGACTCCGCCGTCGCCCAGCTGAGCTTCACCACCTCCACCAAGCCGGCCCTGCTCAGCGGCAAGCCCTCGGCGGACGCGGAGGCGGACGAGGCGTACAAGTACTTGATCATGCCGGTGCGTTTGTCCGGCTGA
- the gnd gene encoding phosphogluconate dehydrogenase (NAD(+)-dependent, decarboxylating), producing MELGLIGLGKMGGNMRERIRRAGHTVVGYDRNPDLADVSSLKDLVGALQAPRVVWVMVPAGAPTQATIDELGELLEPGDVVVDGGNSRWTDDEKHASELKAKGIGFVDCGVSGGVWGLQNGYALMYGGTDEDIAKVQPIFDALKPEGDAGSVHAGKVGAGHFAKMVHNGIEYAMMQAYAEGWELLEAVDSVTDVREVFRSWQQGTVIRSWLLDLAVNALDADEHLDKLKGFAQDSGEGRWTVEAAIDHAVPLPAITASLFARFASRQDDSPQMKMVAALRNQFGGHAVESK from the coding sequence ATGGAGCTCGGACTGATCGGTCTCGGCAAGATGGGCGGCAACATGCGCGAGCGCATTCGCCGCGCGGGCCACACCGTCGTCGGCTACGACCGCAATCCCGACCTGGCCGACGTGTCCAGCCTCAAGGACCTCGTCGGTGCGCTGCAGGCCCCTCGCGTCGTGTGGGTGATGGTTCCGGCCGGCGCCCCGACCCAGGCCACCATCGACGAGCTCGGCGAGCTGCTGGAACCCGGCGACGTGGTCGTGGACGGCGGCAACTCCCGCTGGACCGACGACGAGAAGCACGCGTCCGAGCTGAAGGCCAAGGGCATCGGCTTCGTCGACTGCGGCGTCTCCGGCGGCGTCTGGGGCCTGCAGAACGGCTACGCGCTGATGTACGGCGGCACGGACGAGGACATCGCCAAGGTCCAGCCGATCTTCGACGCGCTGAAGCCCGAGGGCGACGCCGGCTCGGTCCACGCGGGCAAGGTCGGCGCCGGGCACTTCGCCAAGATGGTCCACAACGGCATCGAGTACGCCATGATGCAGGCGTACGCCGAGGGCTGGGAGCTGCTGGAGGCGGTGGACTCGGTCACCGACGTCCGCGAGGTGTTCCGCTCCTGGCAGCAGGGCACGGTGATCCGCTCCTGGCTGCTGGACCTGGCCGTCAACGCGCTGGACGCCGACGAGCACCTGGACAAGCTCAAGGGCTTCGCCCAGGACTCCGGCGAGGGCCGCTGGACGGTCGAGGCCGCCATCGACCACGCCGTGCCGCTGCCCGCGATCACCGCCTCGCTGTTCGCCCGCTTCGCGTCCCGCCAGGACGACTCGCCGCAGATGAAGATGGTGGCCGCGCTGCGCAACCAGTTCGGCGGCCACGCGGTCGAGTCCAAGTAG
- the recF gene encoding DNA replication/repair protein RecF, translated as MHVSHLSLADFRSYARVEVPLDPGVTAFTGPNGQGKTNLVEAVGYVATLASHRVSGDGPLVRLGAERAVIRAAVVRDQRSTLVELELNPGRANRARINRSDNVRARDVLGLLRTVLFAPEDLALVKGDPGERRRFLDELLVARAPRLAGVRQDYERVLKQRNALLKTAAMARRSSGRVELSTLDVWDDHLARAGAELLACRLDLVAALQPLVRTAYEELAPGGGPTLLEYRSSIGEDAELGGGREGLYGELLRAMGALRKQELERGITLVGPHRDELGLRLGELPAKGYASHGESWSFALALRLASYELLRADGGEPVLILDDVFAELDARRRERLAELVAPGEQVLVTAAVPEDVPESLSGARYSVTSGDVVRIA; from the coding sequence ATGCACGTCTCGCATCTGTCGCTGGCCGACTTCCGTTCCTACGCCCGGGTCGAGGTTCCCCTCGATCCGGGCGTCACCGCGTTCACCGGCCCCAACGGCCAGGGCAAGACCAACCTGGTCGAGGCCGTCGGCTACGTGGCCACCCTGGCCAGCCACCGGGTGTCCGGTGATGGCCCGCTGGTGCGGCTGGGCGCCGAGCGGGCGGTGATCCGCGCCGCCGTGGTCCGCGACCAGCGGTCCACCCTGGTGGAGCTGGAGCTGAACCCGGGCCGGGCCAACCGGGCCCGGATCAACCGCTCCGACAACGTCCGCGCGCGCGACGTGCTGGGCCTGCTGCGGACGGTGCTGTTCGCGCCCGAGGACCTGGCCCTGGTGAAGGGCGATCCGGGCGAGCGCCGGCGCTTCCTGGACGAGCTGCTGGTGGCCCGGGCGCCCCGGCTGGCCGGGGTCCGCCAGGACTACGAGCGGGTGCTGAAGCAGCGCAACGCCCTGCTGAAGACCGCCGCCATGGCCCGGCGCTCCAGCGGCCGGGTGGAGCTGTCCACGCTGGACGTGTGGGACGACCACCTCGCCCGGGCCGGCGCCGAGCTTCTGGCCTGCCGGCTCGACCTGGTGGCGGCGCTGCAGCCGCTGGTGCGCACCGCCTACGAGGAGCTGGCCCCCGGCGGCGGGCCGACGCTGCTGGAGTACCGCAGCTCCATCGGCGAGGACGCCGAGCTGGGCGGCGGCCGGGAGGGCCTGTACGGGGAGCTGCTGCGGGCCATGGGGGCCCTGCGCAAGCAGGAGCTGGAGCGGGGGATCACCCTGGTCGGCCCGCACCGCGACGAGCTGGGGCTGCGGCTGGGCGAGCTGCCCGCCAAGGGCTACGCCAGCCACGGGGAGTCCTGGTCGTTCGCGCTGGCGCTGCGGCTGGCCTCGTACGAGCTGCTGCGGGCGGACGGCGGCGAGCCGGTGCTGATCCTGGACGACGTCTTCGCCGAGCTGGACGCCCGCCGCCGGGAGCGGCTGGCGGAGCTGGTCGCCCCGGGTGAGCAGGTGCTGGTGACGGCGGCGGTGCCGGAGGACGTGCCGGAGTC